Proteins encoded by one window of Cloeon dipterum chromosome 4, ieCloDipt1.1, whole genome shotgun sequence:
- the Clc gene encoding clathrin light chain isoform X3 produces the protein MDAFGDDDFGGSTEVDPAAEFLAREQGQLAGLEDEIEPIAAAADPVIEDLPRTNEWEVETPKENTAPNEESFEFVENSNELDYFEPAVSSAPKVMKEEPEKIRKWREEQKQRLEEKDAAEAEAIEKLRLQAKEELDEWYKNHNEAKTKTKASNRESAVNAEKQFVASTDEIEPGTEWERIAKLCDFNPKSSKGSKDVTRMRSIILQLKQTPLPVTKS, from the exons ATGGATGCTTTTGGTGATGACGATTTTGGTGGATCAACTGAGGTTGATCCCGCAGCTGAGTTCCTGGCCAGAGAACAGGGCCAGTTGGCTGGACTCGAAGATGAAATTGAGCCAATCGCTGCAGCAGCCGACCCTGTGATTGAAG ACCTTCCTCGAACAAACGAATGGGAGGTAGAGACACCCAAAGAAAACACTGCACCAAACGAGGAAAGCTTTGAGTTTGTTGAAAACTCCAATGAACTCGATTATTTTG AGCCAGCAGTATCTTCTGCTCCCAAGGTGATGAAAGAGGAACCTGAGAAGATTCGCAAGTGGCGCGAGGAGCAGAAGCAGCGTCTCGAGGAAAAAG ACGCGGCCGAGGCTGAGGCGATTGAAAAGCTGCGCCTGCAGGCCAAGGAGGAGTTGGACGAGTGGTACAAAAATCACAATGAAGCCAAGACCAAAACCAAGGCATCCAACAG GGAGTCAGCAGT GAATGCCGAGAAGCAGTTTGTCGCCTCAACCGATGAAATCGAGCCTGGAACTGAGTGGGAGCGAATTGCCAAGCTGTGTGATTTCAACCCCAAGTCTAGCAAGGGCTCCAAGGATGTGACCCGCATGCGCTCCATCATTCTGCAGCTCAAGCAGACGCCCTTGCCCGTCACCAAAAGCTAA
- the Clc gene encoding clathrin light chain isoform X2: MDAFGDDDFGGSTEVDPAAEFLAREQGQLAGLEDEIEPIAAAADPVIEDLPRTNEWEVETPKENTAPNEESFEFVENSNELDYFESELQTQNDDTNDAYEEPAVSSAPKVMKEEPEKIRKWREEQKQRLEEKDAAEAEAIEKLRLQAKEELDEWYKNHNEAKTKTKASNRNAEKQFVASTDEIEPGTEWERIAKLCDFNPKSSKGSKDVTRMRSIILQLKQTPLPVTKS; this comes from the exons ATGGATGCTTTTGGTGATGACGATTTTGGTGGATCAACTGAGGTTGATCCCGCAGCTGAGTTCCTGGCCAGAGAACAGGGCCAGTTGGCTGGACTCGAAGATGAAATTGAGCCAATCGCTGCAGCAGCCGACCCTGTGATTGAAG ACCTTCCTCGAACAAACGAATGGGAGGTAGAGACACCCAAAGAAAACACTGCACCAAACGAGGAAAGCTTTGAGTTTGTTGAAAACTCCAATGAACTCGATTATTTTG AATCTGAGCTCCAGACTCAAAATGATGATACTAACGATGCATATGAAG AGCCAGCAGTATCTTCTGCTCCCAAGGTGATGAAAGAGGAACCTGAGAAGATTCGCAAGTGGCGCGAGGAGCAGAAGCAGCGTCTCGAGGAAAAAG ACGCGGCCGAGGCTGAGGCGATTGAAAAGCTGCGCCTGCAGGCCAAGGAGGAGTTGGACGAGTGGTACAAAAATCACAATGAAGCCAAGACCAAAACCAAGGCATCCAACAG GAATGCCGAGAAGCAGTTTGTCGCCTCAACCGATGAAATCGAGCCTGGAACTGAGTGGGAGCGAATTGCCAAGCTGTGTGATTTCAACCCCAAGTCTAGCAAGGGCTCCAAGGATGTGACCCGCATGCGCTCCATCATTCTGCAGCTCAAGCAGACGCCCTTGCCCGTCACCAAAAGCTAA
- the LOC135944419 gene encoding poly [ADP-ribose] polymerase tankyrase-2-like, producing MDYHNRRVVQHAASQPWVRGFRLDEIDYNNEAYQWIYDKMHNSIAIHNGVKVSKYHIVKIYQVKNSFLWSKYTARRSEVARDFPRGQLVPEIRLFHGTCHADVIVRNGFNVKYSNELSMFGKGIYFSDVSSKCNQYTFEAGGSGACKLHRCVHCTLCKRKMLVCKVTLGRNFRAYTPMNGILRPPQGCHSVVGYPAPNFLKYPEYVIYNNYQAFPSYMIEYKISI from the exons ATGGATTACCACAACAGGCGGGTGGTTCAACACGCGGCATCGCAGCCCTGGGTGCGTGGCTTTCGACTGGATGAGATCGACTACAACAATGAAGCCTATCAATGGATTTACGATAAAATGCACAACTCCATCGCTATCCACAATGGCGTCAAAGTTTCAAAGTACCACATTGTCAAG ATTTACCAGGTGAAGAATTCTTTTCTGTGGTCAAAGTACACTGCAAGGCGGAGCGAGGTCGCTCGAGATTTTCCAAGAGGCCAACTTGTGCCGGAGATCAGACTTTTCCATGGCACCTGTCATGCAGACGTCATTGTTCGGAATGGGTTCAACGTCAAGTACTCCAATGAGCTAAGCATGTTTGGCAAAG gaatttatttttctgatgtGTCTTCTAAGTGCAACCAGTACACCTTCGAGGCTGGGGGCAGTGGTGCCTGCAAACTCCACAGATGTGTCCACTGCACGCTCTGCAAAAGAAAGATGCTTGTGTGCAAGGTCACTTTGGGGAGAAATTTCAGAGCTTACACGCCAATGAACGGAATTCTGCGCCCTCCTCAGGGCTGCCATAGCGTTGTCGGCTACCCTGCCCCCAATTTCCTCAAATACCCAGAGTATGTGATTTACAACAATTACCAG GCTTTCCCTAGCTACATGATTGAgtacaaaatttcgatatgA
- the LOC135943426 gene encoding 23 kDa integral membrane protein-like, producing the protein MDRSDKAIAVALCTILFAFAIIDIRITAVVYGTRSLDIFLPLKNLPEIMILLMTSGVFAIICSAIGAAGFVKNNKKIFLVFIVAACANSILQVVGFKAALSTDVLSDAFDLLKRLRNLYDPSEPNVQRMWDDMQERLHCCGFFGPAEWGTNYPDSCCVDGNCSTQNAYKDGCLSVAEFYFSFLVNAVLAGFSAAITFLQLILCVFAYKELRQDVNEYIRF; encoded by the exons ATGGATCGTTCAGATAAAGCAATAGCTGTTGCTCTCTGCACTATATTGTTT GCATTTGCGATTATTGATATACGCATCACAGCAGTGGTTTATGGAACTAGATCCCTGGATATTTTCTTACCACTTAAA aATCTGCCAGAAATTATGATCCTCTTGATGACTTCCGGTGTTTTTGCGATTATTTGCTCTGCTATCGGTGCAGCAGGCTTCgtcaaaaataacaaaaagatATTTCTTGTG ttcatTGTTGCGGCTTGTGCGAACAGTATTTTGCAAGTTGTGGGTTTCAAAGCGGCTTTATCTACCGACGTTTTATCTGATGCATTTGATCTTCTCAAAAGACTGAGAAATCTTTACGACCCTTCTGAGCCAAACGTGCAACGGATGTGGGATGACATGCAAGAAAGG ctTCATTGTTGTGGGTTTTTTGGCCCAGCGGAATGGGGAACTAATTATCCAGATTCGTGCTGTGTGGATGGAAACTGCTCGACGCAAAATGCCTATAAAGACGGCTGTTTATCTGTTGCTGAGTTCTACTTCTCTTTTTTGGTCAATGCAGTGTTAGCTGGATTCTCCGCTGCAATAACGTTCCTACAG CTCATCCTCTGTGTATTCGCATATAAAGAGTTGCGCCAAGATGTCAATGAATATATACGTTTTTGA
- the Clc gene encoding clathrin light chain isoform X1, translated as MDAFGDDDFGGSTEVDPAAEFLAREQGQLAGLEDEIEPIAAAADPVIEDLPRTNEWEVETPKENTAPNEESFEFVENSNELDYFESELQTQNDDTNDAYEEPAVSSAPKVMKEEPEKIRKWREEQKQRLEEKDAAEAEAIEKLRLQAKEELDEWYKNHNEAKTKTKASNRESAVNAEKQFVASTDEIEPGTEWERIAKLCDFNPKSSKGSKDVTRMRSIILQLKQTPLPVTKS; from the exons ATGGATGCTTTTGGTGATGACGATTTTGGTGGATCAACTGAGGTTGATCCCGCAGCTGAGTTCCTGGCCAGAGAACAGGGCCAGTTGGCTGGACTCGAAGATGAAATTGAGCCAATCGCTGCAGCAGCCGACCCTGTGATTGAAG ACCTTCCTCGAACAAACGAATGGGAGGTAGAGACACCCAAAGAAAACACTGCACCAAACGAGGAAAGCTTTGAGTTTGTTGAAAACTCCAATGAACTCGATTATTTTG AATCTGAGCTCCAGACTCAAAATGATGATACTAACGATGCATATGAAG AGCCAGCAGTATCTTCTGCTCCCAAGGTGATGAAAGAGGAACCTGAGAAGATTCGCAAGTGGCGCGAGGAGCAGAAGCAGCGTCTCGAGGAAAAAG ACGCGGCCGAGGCTGAGGCGATTGAAAAGCTGCGCCTGCAGGCCAAGGAGGAGTTGGACGAGTGGTACAAAAATCACAATGAAGCCAAGACCAAAACCAAGGCATCCAACAG GGAGTCAGCAGT GAATGCCGAGAAGCAGTTTGTCGCCTCAACCGATGAAATCGAGCCTGGAACTGAGTGGGAGCGAATTGCCAAGCTGTGTGATTTCAACCCCAAGTCTAGCAAGGGCTCCAAGGATGTGACCCGCATGCGCTCCATCATTCTGCAGCTCAAGCAGACGCCCTTGCCCGTCACCAAAAGCTAA
- the LOC135944413 gene encoding soluble guanylate cyclase 88E-like isoform X2, with product MYGLLLENLSEFIKFVYGEDKWEEIRRLCNVEQPSFSVHQVYPESMVPKLAKKAMQVLGISEREFYDGMGVYFVRFVGQYGYDRVLSVLGRHMRDFLNGLDNLHEYLKFSYPRMRAPSFICENESRQGMTVHYRSKRRGFVYYTMGQIREVSRHFYGKEMQIELMKEEMVFDTLHVTFQLTFDNRAFGESTLVLFRDEKHLPSVNANLLFEIFPFSIVFGSDLKVKSIGNSLTQIVPELIGKKITDWFDLVRPLIEFRFTTILNRSNNIFELVTVEPIMTEKGMEEKQRLENAMFSEEPEDVNDKHLHLKGQMVYMEDWQLIMYLGTPVMPDLNSLICTGLFINDLSMHDFSRDLMLAGTQQSVELKLALDQEQQKSKKLEESMKKLDEEMRRTDELLYQMIPKQVADRLRKGENPIDTCQIFDVVSVLFSDVVTFTEICSRITPMEVVSMLNAMYSIFDTLTEKNGVYKVETIGDAYMVVSGAPEKNPKHAELVCNMALDMVDAITDLKDPSTGSHLQIRVGVHSGAVVAGIVGLKMPRYCLFGDSVNTASRMESTSSAMKIHISQGTKDLLPDIYKTEKRGMITVKGKGDMKTYWLESKEGRLPLEHDETTVILVNTRAQMSPTPVDRGYSPVTHADVVNKSANNSPAKSSLRKDSLAAPVAPPTIVTPNVIIPVDAEKVQSRRPSSVFKDPIEVGLSVKLPPGSPGGSPPQSPPIPVGVPLNRRYL from the exons ATGTACGGGCTACTCCTGGAGAACCTCTCCGAATTCATAAAGTTCGTTTACGGCGAGGATAAATGGGAGGAGATCAGGCGGCTATGCAATGTCGAGCAGCCCAGCTTCAGCGTGCACCAGGTGTACCCGGAGAGCATGGTGCCGAAACTGGCGAAAAAGGCTATGCAG GTGCTGGGCATAAGCGAGAGAGAATTCTACGACGGAATGGGTGTTTACTTTGTGCGCTTTGTCGGTCAGTACGGCTACGACAGAGTGCTCTCCGTCCTTGGCAGGCACATGCGAGACTTCTTAAAcg GCCTAGACAATCTACACGAGTACCTCAAATTCTCGTATCCACGAATGCGCGCTCCGTCCTTCATTTGCGAGAACGAAAGCCGGCAGGGAATGACCGTCCACTATCGAAGCAAAAGAAGGGGCTTCGTTTACTACACCATGGGCCAAATAAGAGAG GTTTCTAGGCACTTCTACGGCAAAGAGATGCAGATCGAACTGATGAAGGAGGAAATGGTTTTCGACACACTGCACGTCACCTTTCAGCTCACGTTCGACAATCGCGCTTTCGGCGAGTCCACTCTGGTGCTCTTCAGAGACGAGAAGCACTTGCCCAGTGTCAACGCCAATCTCCTCTTCGAGATTTTCCCGTTTAGCATTGTTTTTGGCTCCGACCTCAAAGTCAAAAGCATCGGCAACTCTTTAACGCAAATCGTACCTGAATtgattggcaaaaaaatcacagaTTGGTTCGACCTGGTGAGACCGTTAATAGAGTTCAGATTTACAACG ATACTGAACCGctctaataatatttttgaacttgTAACCGTCGAGCCGATTATGACTGAAAAAGGAATGGAGGAGAAGCAGCGACTGGAAAATGCCATGTTTTCTGAAGAGCCTGAAGACGTTAATGACAAGCACCTACACTTAAAag gccAAATGGTGTACATGGAGGACTGGCAACTGATTATGTACCTGGGAACCCCTGTTATGCCTGATCTCAACAGTCTCATTTGCACCGGCTTATTTATAAACGACCTCTCGATGCACGATTTCAGCAG AGACCTCATGCTCGCCGGCACGCAGCAGTCTGTGGAGCTGAAATTGGCTTTGGACCAGGAGCAGCAAAAATCAAAGAAGTTGGAGGAATCGATGAAAAAGCTGGACGAGGAGATGAGACGCACCGACGAGCTCCTCTACCAAATGATTCCAAAACAAGTGGCAGACCGTCTTCGCAAGGGCGAAAATCCGATAGACACGTGCCAG ATATTCGACGTTGTGTCCGTACTTTTTTCTGACGTGGTCACGTTCACTGAAATTTGCAGCAGAATCACTCCCATGGAGGTGGTCTCAATGCTCAACGCTATGTACTCAATTTTCGACACCCTGACAGAGAAGAACGGGGTTTATAAG GTTGAAACAATAGGCGACGCTTATATGGTTGTGTCAGGTGCGCCGGAAAAGAACCCCAAACACGCAGAGCTGGTTTGCAATATGGCGCTAGACATGGTGGACGCAATCACCGACCTGAAGGATCCATCAACcg GGAGCCACTTGCAGATTAGGGTAGGTGTGCATTCCGGGGCCGTCGTTGCCGGAATCGTGGGACTCAAAATGCCGAGGTACTGTTTGTTTGGTGACTCTGTGAATACAG CGTCGAGAATGGAATCCACGAGCTCCGCGATGAAAATCCACATATCGCAGGGCACAAAGGACTTACTTCCTGATATATATAAAACCGAGAAGCGCGGCATGATTACGGTCAAAGGGAAAG GCGATATGAAGACCTACTGGCTCGAGAGCAAAGAGGGTAGGCTGCCGTTGGAGCACGACGAGACCACCGTGATACTCGTCAACACCAGGGCACAAATGTCGCCGACTCCAGTCGATCGCGGATATTCGCCGGTCACCCACGCCGACGTCGTCAACAAATCAGCCAATAATTCGCCCGCAAAGTCTTCATTGcgaaaag ATTCGTTGGCCGCGCCTGTTGCTCCTCCGACTATTGTCACGCCGAACGTGATCATCCCCGTCGACGCAGAAAAAGTGCAGAGCAGGAGACCGAGCAGTGTGTTCAAAGACCCCATAGAAGTTGGTCTCTCGGTCAAGTTGCCGCCAGGATCTCCGGGAGGGTCTCCACCGCAGTCACCACCAATTCCAGTTGGAGTGCCTCTCAATCGG AGGTATTTGTAG
- the Clc gene encoding clathrin light chain isoform X5 yields MDAFGDDDFGGSTEVDPAAEFLAREQGQLAGLEDEIEPIAAAADPVIEEPAVSSAPKVMKEEPEKIRKWREEQKQRLEEKDAAEAEAIEKLRLQAKEELDEWYKNHNEAKTKTKASNRESAVNAEKQFVASTDEIEPGTEWERIAKLCDFNPKSSKGSKDVTRMRSIILQLKQTPLPVTKS; encoded by the exons ATGGATGCTTTTGGTGATGACGATTTTGGTGGATCAACTGAGGTTGATCCCGCAGCTGAGTTCCTGGCCAGAGAACAGGGCCAGTTGGCTGGACTCGAAGATGAAATTGAGCCAATCGCTGCAGCAGCCGACCCTGTGATTGAAG AGCCAGCAGTATCTTCTGCTCCCAAGGTGATGAAAGAGGAACCTGAGAAGATTCGCAAGTGGCGCGAGGAGCAGAAGCAGCGTCTCGAGGAAAAAG ACGCGGCCGAGGCTGAGGCGATTGAAAAGCTGCGCCTGCAGGCCAAGGAGGAGTTGGACGAGTGGTACAAAAATCACAATGAAGCCAAGACCAAAACCAAGGCATCCAACAG GGAGTCAGCAGT GAATGCCGAGAAGCAGTTTGTCGCCTCAACCGATGAAATCGAGCCTGGAACTGAGTGGGAGCGAATTGCCAAGCTGTGTGATTTCAACCCCAAGTCTAGCAAGGGCTCCAAGGATGTGACCCGCATGCGCTCCATCATTCTGCAGCTCAAGCAGACGCCCTTGCCCGTCACCAAAAGCTAA
- the Clc gene encoding clathrin light chain isoform X4, which translates to MDAFGDDDFGGSTEVDPAAEFLAREQGQLAGLEDEIEPIAAAADPVIEESELQTQNDDTNDAYEEPAVSSAPKVMKEEPEKIRKWREEQKQRLEEKDAAEAEAIEKLRLQAKEELDEWYKNHNEAKTKTKASNRESAVNAEKQFVASTDEIEPGTEWERIAKLCDFNPKSSKGSKDVTRMRSIILQLKQTPLPVTKS; encoded by the exons ATGGATGCTTTTGGTGATGACGATTTTGGTGGATCAACTGAGGTTGATCCCGCAGCTGAGTTCCTGGCCAGAGAACAGGGCCAGTTGGCTGGACTCGAAGATGAAATTGAGCCAATCGCTGCAGCAGCCGACCCTGTGATTGAAG AATCTGAGCTCCAGACTCAAAATGATGATACTAACGATGCATATGAAG AGCCAGCAGTATCTTCTGCTCCCAAGGTGATGAAAGAGGAACCTGAGAAGATTCGCAAGTGGCGCGAGGAGCAGAAGCAGCGTCTCGAGGAAAAAG ACGCGGCCGAGGCTGAGGCGATTGAAAAGCTGCGCCTGCAGGCCAAGGAGGAGTTGGACGAGTGGTACAAAAATCACAATGAAGCCAAGACCAAAACCAAGGCATCCAACAG GGAGTCAGCAGT GAATGCCGAGAAGCAGTTTGTCGCCTCAACCGATGAAATCGAGCCTGGAACTGAGTGGGAGCGAATTGCCAAGCTGTGTGATTTCAACCCCAAGTCTAGCAAGGGCTCCAAGGATGTGACCCGCATGCGCTCCATCATTCTGCAGCTCAAGCAGACGCCCTTGCCCGTCACCAAAAGCTAA
- the LOC135944413 gene encoding soluble guanylate cyclase 88E-like isoform X1, whose protein sequence is MYGLLLENLSEFIKFVYGEDKWEEIRRLCNVEQPSFSVHQVYPESMVPKLAKKAMQVLGISEREFYDGMGVYFVRFVGQYGYDRVLSVLGRHMRDFLNGLDNLHEYLKFSYPRMRAPSFICENESRQGMTVHYRSKRRGFVYYTMGQIREVSRHFYGKEMQIELMKEEMVFDTLHVTFQLTFDNRAFGESTLVLFRDEKHLPSVNANLLFEIFPFSIVFGSDLKVKSIGNSLTQIVPELIGKKITDWFDLVRPLIEFRFTTILNRSNNIFELVTVEPIMTEKGMEEKQRLENAMFSEEPEDVNDKHLHLKGQMVYMEDWQLIMYLGTPVMPDLNSLICTGLFINDLSMHDFSRDLMLAGTQQSVELKLALDQEQQKSKKLEESMKKLDEEMRRTDELLYQMIPKQVADRLRKGENPIDTCQIFDVVSVLFSDVVTFTEICSRITPMEVVSMLNAMYSIFDTLTEKNGVYKVETIGDAYMVVSGAPEKNPKHAELVCNMALDMVDAITDLKDPSTGSHLQIRVGVHSGAVVAGIVGLKMPRYCLFGDSVNTASRMESTSSAMKIHISQGTKDLLPDIYKTEKRGMITVKGKGDMKTYWLESKEGRLPLEHDETTVILVNTRAQMSPTPVDRGYSPVTHADVVNKSANNSPAKSSLRKDSLAAPVAPPTIVTPNVIIPVDAEKVQSRRPSSVFKDPIEVGLSVKLPPGSPGGSPPQSPPIPVGVPLNRMKVESEARPLASPEWTQVWDNAHKRNKAKRRQMASTATSEVSVRHADRPAARTSAGQSTTCHHCQHHCCGGAGKQRVTSNTCQLL, encoded by the exons ATGTACGGGCTACTCCTGGAGAACCTCTCCGAATTCATAAAGTTCGTTTACGGCGAGGATAAATGGGAGGAGATCAGGCGGCTATGCAATGTCGAGCAGCCCAGCTTCAGCGTGCACCAGGTGTACCCGGAGAGCATGGTGCCGAAACTGGCGAAAAAGGCTATGCAG GTGCTGGGCATAAGCGAGAGAGAATTCTACGACGGAATGGGTGTTTACTTTGTGCGCTTTGTCGGTCAGTACGGCTACGACAGAGTGCTCTCCGTCCTTGGCAGGCACATGCGAGACTTCTTAAAcg GCCTAGACAATCTACACGAGTACCTCAAATTCTCGTATCCACGAATGCGCGCTCCGTCCTTCATTTGCGAGAACGAAAGCCGGCAGGGAATGACCGTCCACTATCGAAGCAAAAGAAGGGGCTTCGTTTACTACACCATGGGCCAAATAAGAGAG GTTTCTAGGCACTTCTACGGCAAAGAGATGCAGATCGAACTGATGAAGGAGGAAATGGTTTTCGACACACTGCACGTCACCTTTCAGCTCACGTTCGACAATCGCGCTTTCGGCGAGTCCACTCTGGTGCTCTTCAGAGACGAGAAGCACTTGCCCAGTGTCAACGCCAATCTCCTCTTCGAGATTTTCCCGTTTAGCATTGTTTTTGGCTCCGACCTCAAAGTCAAAAGCATCGGCAACTCTTTAACGCAAATCGTACCTGAATtgattggcaaaaaaatcacagaTTGGTTCGACCTGGTGAGACCGTTAATAGAGTTCAGATTTACAACG ATACTGAACCGctctaataatatttttgaacttgTAACCGTCGAGCCGATTATGACTGAAAAAGGAATGGAGGAGAAGCAGCGACTGGAAAATGCCATGTTTTCTGAAGAGCCTGAAGACGTTAATGACAAGCACCTACACTTAAAag gccAAATGGTGTACATGGAGGACTGGCAACTGATTATGTACCTGGGAACCCCTGTTATGCCTGATCTCAACAGTCTCATTTGCACCGGCTTATTTATAAACGACCTCTCGATGCACGATTTCAGCAG AGACCTCATGCTCGCCGGCACGCAGCAGTCTGTGGAGCTGAAATTGGCTTTGGACCAGGAGCAGCAAAAATCAAAGAAGTTGGAGGAATCGATGAAAAAGCTGGACGAGGAGATGAGACGCACCGACGAGCTCCTCTACCAAATGATTCCAAAACAAGTGGCAGACCGTCTTCGCAAGGGCGAAAATCCGATAGACACGTGCCAG ATATTCGACGTTGTGTCCGTACTTTTTTCTGACGTGGTCACGTTCACTGAAATTTGCAGCAGAATCACTCCCATGGAGGTGGTCTCAATGCTCAACGCTATGTACTCAATTTTCGACACCCTGACAGAGAAGAACGGGGTTTATAAG GTTGAAACAATAGGCGACGCTTATATGGTTGTGTCAGGTGCGCCGGAAAAGAACCCCAAACACGCAGAGCTGGTTTGCAATATGGCGCTAGACATGGTGGACGCAATCACCGACCTGAAGGATCCATCAACcg GGAGCCACTTGCAGATTAGGGTAGGTGTGCATTCCGGGGCCGTCGTTGCCGGAATCGTGGGACTCAAAATGCCGAGGTACTGTTTGTTTGGTGACTCTGTGAATACAG CGTCGAGAATGGAATCCACGAGCTCCGCGATGAAAATCCACATATCGCAGGGCACAAAGGACTTACTTCCTGATATATATAAAACCGAGAAGCGCGGCATGATTACGGTCAAAGGGAAAG GCGATATGAAGACCTACTGGCTCGAGAGCAAAGAGGGTAGGCTGCCGTTGGAGCACGACGAGACCACCGTGATACTCGTCAACACCAGGGCACAAATGTCGCCGACTCCAGTCGATCGCGGATATTCGCCGGTCACCCACGCCGACGTCGTCAACAAATCAGCCAATAATTCGCCCGCAAAGTCTTCATTGcgaaaag ATTCGTTGGCCGCGCCTGTTGCTCCTCCGACTATTGTCACGCCGAACGTGATCATCCCCGTCGACGCAGAAAAAGTGCAGAGCAGGAGACCGAGCAGTGTGTTCAAAGACCCCATAGAAGTTGGTCTCTCGGTCAAGTTGCCGCCAGGATCTCCGGGAGGGTCTCCACCGCAGTCACCACCAATTCCAGTTGGAGTGCCTCTCAATCGG ATGAAAGTAGAGAGCGAGGCGCGGCCGCTGGCGTCGCCCGAGTGGACGCAGGTGTGGGACAACGCGCACAAGCGCAACAAGGCCAAGCGGCGGCAGATGGCCTCGACGGCCACTTCAGAGGTGAGCGTGCGGCACGCCGACCGGCCGGCAGCGCGGACGAGCGCCGGACAGTCAACCACGTGCCACCACTGCCAGCACCACTGCTGCGGCGGCGCCGGCAAGCAGCGCGTCACCAGCAACACGTGCCAGCTGCTCTAA